The Symphalangus syndactylus isolate Jambi chromosome 11, NHGRI_mSymSyn1-v2.1_pri, whole genome shotgun sequence genome contains a region encoding:
- the LOC129492855 gene encoding uncharacterized protein isoform X2 produces MDYLITCLCLHGTGSPIHEKCENHEPSLDLRSRLKRLMQVANQNIRKINPCSKLGSPTLISSLSEQSQLLAPTGVGNLESPLVQKLFLHEKKSLNRLFREEATC; encoded by the exons ATGGATTATCTAATTACATGTCTGTGTTTACATGGAACAGGTAGTCCAATCCACGAAAAGTGTGAGAACCATGAGCCTAGTCTTGACCTCAGGAGTCGCCTGAAGAGACTGATGCAAGTCGCaaatcaaaatattagaaaaatcaaCCCATGTTCTAAACTTGGAAGCCCGACCCTTATATCATCTCTCTCTGAGCAGAGCCAGCTGTTGGCCCCCACAG GAGTTGGAAACTTGGAATCCCCTTTGGTGCAGAAACTATTCCTTCATGAGAAGAAGTCCTTAAATAGGCTCTTTAG AGAGGAGGCCACATGTTGA
- the LOC129492855 gene encoding uncharacterized protein isoform X3 has protein sequence MDYLITCLCLHGTGSPIHEKCENHEPSLDLRSRLKRLMQVANQNIRKINPCSKLGSPTLISSLSEQSQLLAPTGVGNLESPLVQKLFLHEKKSLNRLFRTAS, from the exons ATGGATTATCTAATTACATGTCTGTGTTTACATGGAACAGGTAGTCCAATCCACGAAAAGTGTGAGAACCATGAGCCTAGTCTTGACCTCAGGAGTCGCCTGAAGAGACTGATGCAAGTCGCaaatcaaaatattagaaaaatcaaCCCATGTTCTAAACTTGGAAGCCCGACCCTTATATCATCTCTCTCTGAGCAGAGCCAGCTGTTGGCCCCCACAG GAGTTGGAAACTTGGAATCCCCTTTGGTGCAGAAACTATTCCTTCATGAGAAGAAGTCCTTAAATAGGCTCTTTAG